From Variovorax sp. PMC12, the proteins below share one genomic window:
- a CDS encoding ethanolamine ammonia-lyase subunit EutB gives MRYSTTIAGQVFRFDDLKQVMAFASPARSGDYLAGIGAATAQQRMAARHVLADTPLKQFLNEALIPYESDNITRLIIDGHDAGAFAPVSHLTVGDFRNWLLSDAANTGTLTALAPGLTPEMVAAVSKLMRNQDLVSVARKCCVVTRFRDTIGLPGHLAVRLQPNHPTDDLRGVAASTLDGLLYGAGDAVIGLNPASDSMPVLGDLLRMLDEVIQRFEIPTQSCVLTHVTNTLKLAEAGAPVDLVFQSIAGTEKANLSFGVTPELLDEAHAAALSLQRGTVGDNVMYFETGQGSALSANANFGVDQQTCEVRAYALARRYKPLLINTVVGFIGPEYLYDGKQIIRAGLEDHFSGKLLGLPIGCDICYTNHAEADQDDMDTLLVLLGTAGINFIMGIPGADDVMLNYQSTSFHDALFMRQTLGLKRAPEFEAWLQRMQITDTAGRLAPPSSNRLLADMSGLAALAR, from the coding sequence ATGCGCTACAGCACCACCATCGCCGGCCAGGTCTTCCGCTTCGACGACCTGAAACAGGTCATGGCCTTCGCCAGCCCCGCGCGCTCGGGCGACTACCTCGCGGGCATCGGCGCGGCCACGGCGCAGCAGCGCATGGCCGCGCGCCACGTGCTGGCCGACACGCCGCTGAAGCAGTTCCTGAACGAAGCGCTGATTCCGTACGAGAGCGACAACATCACGCGCCTCATCATCGACGGCCATGACGCGGGCGCCTTCGCGCCGGTGTCGCACCTCACCGTGGGCGACTTCCGCAACTGGCTGCTGTCCGACGCGGCCAATACCGGCACGCTCACCGCACTGGCGCCGGGCCTCACGCCCGAAATGGTGGCGGCCGTGTCCAAGCTCATGCGCAACCAGGACCTGGTGTCGGTCGCCAGGAAGTGCTGCGTGGTCACGCGCTTTCGCGACACCATCGGCCTGCCCGGCCACCTGGCGGTGCGCCTGCAACCCAACCACCCGACCGACGACCTGCGCGGCGTGGCGGCCTCCACGCTCGACGGCCTGCTCTACGGCGCGGGCGACGCGGTGATCGGGCTCAACCCCGCATCCGACAGCATGCCGGTGCTCGGCGATCTGCTGCGCATGCTCGACGAGGTGATCCAGCGCTTCGAGATCCCCACGCAGAGCTGCGTGCTCACCCATGTGACCAACACCCTCAAGCTCGCGGAGGCCGGCGCGCCGGTCGACCTGGTGTTCCAGTCGATCGCCGGCACCGAGAAGGCCAACCTCTCCTTCGGCGTGACGCCCGAACTGCTCGACGAGGCGCATGCGGCGGCGCTGTCGCTCCAGCGCGGCACCGTGGGCGACAACGTCATGTACTTCGAGACCGGCCAGGGCAGCGCGCTGTCGGCCAACGCCAACTTCGGCGTCGACCAGCAGACCTGCGAGGTGCGCGCCTATGCGCTGGCGCGGCGCTACAAGCCGCTGCTCATCAACACCGTCGTCGGCTTCATCGGGCCGGAGTACCTGTACGACGGCAAGCAGATCATCCGCGCCGGCCTCGAGGACCATTTCAGCGGCAAGCTGCTGGGCCTGCCCATCGGCTGCGACATCTGCTACACCAACCACGCCGAGGCCGACCAGGACGACATGGACACGCTGCTCGTGCTGCTGGGCACGGCGGGCATCAACTTCATCATGGGCATCCCGGGTGCGGACGACGTGATGCTCAACTACCAGAGCACCTCTTTCCACGACGCGCTGTTCATGCGCCAGACGCTGGGCCTGAAGCGCGCACCCGAGTTCGAGGCCTGGCTGCAGCGCATGCAGATCACCGATACCGCCGGCCGGCTCGCGCCGCCCTCCTCCAACCGGCTGCTGGCCGACATGAGCGGCCTCGCCGCATTGGCACGATGA
- a CDS encoding glucose 1-dehydrogenase, translating into MTLKLEGKIALVTGGTSGIGLATAQRFVAEGAHVFITGRRKAELDAAVKAIGRNVTGVLGDVSKLDDLDRLYAAIKQEKGRLDVLFANAGGGSLLPLGQITEEHFDSIFNTNVRGLLFTVQKALPLMPKGASIVLNASITSIKGNPAFSVYSATKAAVRSFARSWTVDLKDKGIRVNAVSPGVVPTPAYDLLGLDKEQVQAFVESQAQGIPLGRVGTPDEIAKAVVFLASDDASFVNGVELFVDGGMAQI; encoded by the coding sequence ATGACTCTCAAGCTCGAAGGCAAGATCGCACTCGTCACCGGCGGCACCAGCGGCATCGGCCTGGCCACCGCGCAGCGCTTCGTGGCCGAAGGCGCGCATGTGTTCATCACCGGTCGCCGCAAGGCCGAGCTCGACGCGGCCGTCAAGGCCATCGGCCGCAACGTGACCGGCGTGCTCGGCGACGTGTCGAAGCTCGATGACCTCGACCGCCTCTACGCCGCCATCAAGCAGGAAAAAGGCCGGCTCGACGTGCTTTTCGCCAACGCGGGCGGCGGAAGCCTGCTGCCGCTGGGCCAGATCACGGAGGAACACTTCGACAGCATCTTCAACACCAACGTGCGCGGCCTGCTCTTCACCGTGCAGAAGGCGCTGCCGCTGATGCCCAAGGGCGCGTCGATCGTGCTCAACGCGTCGATCACCAGCATCAAGGGCAACCCGGCCTTCAGCGTGTACAGCGCCACCAAGGCCGCAGTGCGCAGCTTCGCGCGCAGCTGGACGGTGGACCTGAAGGACAAGGGCATCCGCGTGAATGCGGTGAGCCCGGGCGTGGTGCCGACGCCGGCCTACGACCTGCTGGGGCTCGACAAGGAACAGGTGCAGGCCTTCGTCGAGTCGCAGGCCCAGGGCATTCCGCTGGGCCGCGTCGGCACGCCCGACGAGATCGCCAAGGCCGTGGTGTTCCTGGCCTCGGACGACGCCAGCTTCGTGAACGGCGTCGAGCTGTTCGTCGACGGCGGCATGGCGCAGATCTGA
- a CDS encoding glucan biosynthesis protein — MLDRRSFLAAGGAAAALAALGLPTEALAANGLQLSQPSPFSFDALVAQAKALAGQPYVAAAPLAPEVLDRIDYDAHGKIKFDPANALFRDGPGAFPVTFFHLGRFFQAPVRMHVLENAGGDAFAREVLYSPDYFSMPADSPAHQLPPGAGFAGFRLQESRLGDQSKLDWQKNDWVAFLGASYFRAIGELYQYGLSARGIALDVAVPDKPEEFPNFTRFYFETPAAGNTTSMTVYALLEGPSVTGVFKFVMQRTKAVIMDIDARLFMRRDVARLGLVPLTSMYWYSETNKPTAIDWRPEVHDSDGLAIWNGAGERIWRPLNNPTQTRASAFTDTRPRGFGLLQRDRVFDHYQDGVNYEKRPSLWIEPLGDWGEGSVQLIEIPTDDEIHDNIVAFWVPKADAKAGASYSLQYRLHWTDQEPFPSPLAHCVATRIGRGGQPGQPRPQGVRKFMVEFIGQPLATVPFGVKPEVVLTAPRGKFSYVFAEAVPNGVPGHWRAQFDYTPEGNEPVDMRMYLKVGDQTLTETWLYQYQPG, encoded by the coding sequence ATGCTTGATCGCCGATCCTTCCTTGCCGCCGGTGGCGCCGCCGCCGCACTCGCCGCCCTGGGCCTCCCCACCGAGGCACTTGCCGCCAACGGCCTGCAACTGAGCCAGCCCTCCCCCTTCTCGTTCGACGCCCTGGTCGCGCAGGCCAAGGCGCTCGCCGGCCAGCCCTACGTGGCCGCCGCGCCGCTGGCCCCCGAAGTGCTCGACCGCATCGACTACGACGCGCACGGCAAGATCAAGTTCGACCCCGCCAACGCCCTGTTCCGCGACGGCCCCGGGGCGTTTCCGGTCACCTTCTTCCACCTGGGCCGCTTCTTCCAGGCGCCGGTGCGCATGCACGTGCTCGAAAACGCCGGGGGCGACGCCTTTGCGCGCGAAGTGCTCTACAGCCCCGACTACTTCTCGATGCCGGCCGACAGCCCCGCGCACCAGCTGCCGCCCGGCGCGGGCTTCGCGGGCTTCCGGCTGCAGGAAAGCCGCCTGGGCGACCAGAGCAAGCTCGACTGGCAGAAGAACGACTGGGTCGCCTTCCTCGGCGCTTCGTACTTCCGCGCGATCGGCGAGCTGTACCAGTACGGCCTGTCGGCACGCGGCATCGCGCTGGACGTGGCGGTGCCCGACAAGCCCGAGGAGTTTCCGAACTTCACGCGCTTCTATTTCGAGACGCCGGCCGCCGGCAACACCACATCGATGACGGTGTACGCGCTGCTCGAGGGGCCGAGCGTCACCGGCGTGTTCAAGTTCGTCATGCAGCGCACCAAGGCCGTCATCATGGACATCGACGCGCGCCTCTTCATGCGCCGCGACGTGGCCCGCCTGGGCCTGGTGCCGCTCACCTCGATGTACTGGTACTCGGAAACCAACAAGCCCACCGCCATCGACTGGCGTCCCGAAGTGCACGACTCCGACGGCCTCGCGATCTGGAACGGCGCTGGCGAGCGCATCTGGCGCCCGCTCAACAACCCGACGCAGACGCGCGCCTCGGCCTTCACCGACACCAGGCCGCGCGGCTTCGGCCTGCTGCAGCGCGACCGCGTGTTCGACCACTACCAAGACGGCGTGAACTACGAGAAGCGCCCGAGCCTGTGGATCGAGCCACTGGGCGACTGGGGCGAGGGTTCGGTGCAGCTCATCGAGATACCGACCGACGACGAGATCCACGACAACATCGTCGCCTTCTGGGTGCCCAAGGCCGATGCCAAGGCGGGCGCGAGCTACAGCCTGCAGTACCGCCTGCACTGGACCGACCAGGAACCGTTTCCCTCGCCGCTCGCGCACTGCGTGGCCACGCGCATCGGACGCGGCGGCCAGCCGGGACAGCCGCGCCCGCAGGGCGTGCGCAAGTTCATGGTGGAGTTCATCGGCCAGCCGCTGGCCACCGTGCCCTTCGGCGTGAAGCCCGAGGTGGTGCTGACGGCGCCGCGCGGCAAGTTCAGCTACGTGTTCGCCGAGGCCGTGCCCAACGGCGTGCCGGGCCACTGGCGCGCGCAGTTCGACTACACGCCCGAAGGCAACGAGCCCGTCGACATGCGCATGTACCTGAAGGTCGGCGACCAGACGCTGACCGAGACCTGGCTGTACCAGTACCAGCCCGGCTAG
- a CDS encoding DUF779 domain-containing protein — protein sequence MAGDVLRVTASDAALALIDRLAARHGPLMFHQSGGCCDGSAPMCYAQGEFIVGDYDRLLGHIGGMPFYISGPQFEYWQHTQLIIDVVPGRGGMFSLEGPEGVRFLTRSRLFTDEEWAVLEAEEAKRVR from the coding sequence ATGGCCGGCGATGTCCTGCGCGTCACCGCGAGCGATGCCGCGCTCGCGTTGATCGACAGGCTCGCCGCCAGGCACGGCCCGCTGATGTTCCACCAGTCGGGCGGCTGCTGCGACGGCAGCGCGCCGATGTGCTACGCCCAGGGCGAGTTCATCGTCGGCGACTACGACCGCCTGCTGGGGCACATCGGCGGCATGCCGTTCTACATCAGCGGGCCGCAGTTCGAGTACTGGCAGCACACGCAGCTGATCATCGACGTGGTGCCGGGGCGCGGCGGCATGTTCTCGCTGGAGGGGCCGGAGGGCGTGCGCTTCCTGACGCGCTCGCGGCTCTTCACGGACGAGGAGTGGGCCGTGCTAGAGGCCGAGGAGGCGAAGCGGGTCCGGTAG
- a CDS encoding FKBP-type peptidyl-prolyl cis-trans isomerase yields the protein MKSLFCAALVSVLAVPAAFAQSAPVTTPSGLIYQSLKEGTGASPAATDVVKVHYRGTFPDTGKEFDSSYKRGEPTEFPLNGVIPCWTEGVQKMKPGGKAKLTCPPSIAYGARGAGGVIPPNATLNFEVELVSVSKR from the coding sequence GTGAAGTCTCTTTTCTGTGCCGCTCTCGTGTCCGTCCTTGCCGTTCCCGCCGCGTTCGCGCAGTCCGCGCCCGTGACCACGCCCAGCGGGCTGATCTACCAGTCGCTCAAGGAAGGCACCGGCGCTTCGCCCGCGGCCACCGACGTGGTCAAGGTGCACTACCGCGGCACCTTCCCCGACACCGGCAAGGAATTCGACAGCTCCTACAAGCGCGGCGAACCTACCGAGTTCCCGCTCAACGGCGTGATCCCCTGCTGGACCGAAGGCGTGCAGAAGATGAAGCCCGGCGGCAAGGCCAAGCTGACCTGCCCGCCGTCCATCGCCTACGGCGCGCGCGGCGCCGGCGGCGTGATCCCGCCGAACGCCACGCTCAACTTCGAAGTCGAGCTGGTGTCGGTCAGCAAGCGCTGA
- a CDS encoding sigma-54-dependent Fis family transcriptional regulator, whose product MSEAQWPSVRVEQARDLFFVQGRDPAPWIAPHISRSWQRSRPVDHQHIDPAPMALALLGERREQSMRLLDCAQPELDGLAEHAIGNGCVVILSDATGLILEEIGSPDFLPKAERIALQPGVEWSEHNRGTNAIGTALAEREALMVLGGEHYLAQNGALGCAAAPIFTGRGELAGALDISGETVRVNTHALGLVRMAAQQVEHRMLLAEAQGHVLRFHARPALIGTAREGLIVIEGGRIAAANRVALELFGRSWDGLLDLEARDFLGPNWPRMEHRRSLLTLPGGRQIATVMERSSTQGGARPAARRADAPQAADDVLPLLDKAVRVLNEGVSVLVNGETGSGKEVFSRRLHAASRRAGGPFVAVDCASLPETLIESELFGYDEGAFTGARRKGMAGRIREANGGVLFLDEIAEIPLALQTRLLRVLEERVVTPLGGGQGVSVDFDLVCATHGDLPALVQAGRFRADLMYRVAGFTVALPPLSRRADRHALIARLFLESGGADKHLRLESDALEALAAYRWPGNVRELRSTLRAVVALADPGDSVTAAALPAHLFGTPAAPPPDAATEAAPAPQAGPLLDITRHAIDEALRACDHDVSRAARRLGVHRSTVYRHLARQRGKPSA is encoded by the coding sequence ATGAGCGAAGCGCAGTGGCCATCGGTCCGGGTCGAACAGGCCCGGGACCTGTTCTTCGTGCAGGGCCGCGACCCCGCCCCGTGGATCGCGCCGCACATCTCGCGCTCGTGGCAGCGCAGCCGTCCGGTCGACCACCAGCACATCGACCCGGCCCCCATGGCGCTGGCCCTGCTGGGCGAGCGGCGCGAGCAGTCGATGCGGCTGCTGGACTGTGCACAGCCCGAACTCGACGGGCTGGCCGAGCATGCGATAGGCAATGGCTGCGTGGTGATCCTGTCGGACGCCACCGGGCTGATTCTGGAGGAGATCGGCAGCCCCGACTTCCTGCCCAAGGCCGAGCGCATCGCGCTGCAGCCCGGCGTGGAATGGTCGGAACACAACCGCGGCACCAACGCCATCGGCACCGCGCTGGCGGAACGCGAGGCGCTGATGGTGCTGGGCGGCGAGCACTACCTGGCGCAGAACGGCGCGCTGGGCTGCGCGGCCGCCCCCATATTCACCGGCCGGGGGGAGCTGGCCGGCGCGCTCGACATCTCGGGCGAGACGGTGCGCGTGAACACGCACGCGCTGGGCCTGGTGCGCATGGCCGCGCAGCAGGTGGAGCACCGCATGCTGCTGGCCGAGGCGCAGGGCCATGTGCTGCGCTTCCATGCGCGGCCGGCGCTGATCGGCACCGCGCGCGAGGGGCTGATCGTGATCGAGGGCGGACGCATCGCTGCGGCCAACCGCGTGGCGCTGGAACTGTTCGGCCGCTCATGGGACGGCCTGCTCGACCTGGAGGCCAGGGACTTCCTCGGCCCGAACTGGCCGCGCATGGAGCACCGGCGCAGCCTGCTGACGCTGCCCGGCGGGCGGCAGATCGCCACCGTGATGGAGCGCTCCAGCACGCAGGGCGGCGCGCGGCCGGCGGCACGGCGCGCCGACGCGCCCCAGGCGGCTGACGACGTGCTGCCGCTGCTCGACAAGGCCGTGCGCGTGCTCAACGAAGGCGTGTCGGTGCTGGTCAATGGCGAGACCGGCAGCGGCAAGGAAGTGTTCTCGCGGCGCCTGCACGCCGCGAGCCGCCGCGCGGGCGGCCCGTTCGTGGCGGTCGACTGCGCCTCGCTGCCCGAGACGCTGATCGAGTCGGAGCTGTTCGGCTACGACGAAGGCGCCTTCACCGGCGCCCGGCGCAAGGGCATGGCGGGCCGCATCCGCGAGGCGAACGGCGGCGTGCTGTTCCTCGACGAGATCGCGGAGATTCCGCTCGCGCTGCAGACCCGGCTGCTGCGGGTGCTGGAAGAACGCGTGGTCACGCCGCTGGGTGGCGGCCAGGGCGTGTCGGTGGACTTCGACCTGGTCTGCGCCACCCACGGCGACCTGCCGGCGCTGGTGCAGGCCGGCCGCTTCCGGGCCGACCTGATGTACCGCGTGGCCGGTTTCACCGTCGCGTTGCCGCCGCTGAGCCGGCGCGCCGACCGGCACGCGCTGATCGCGCGGCTGTTCCTCGAATCGGGCGGCGCCGACAAGCACCTGCGGCTGGAGAGCGATGCGCTCGAAGCGCTGGCCGCCTACCGCTGGCCGGGCAACGTGCGCGAGCTGCGCAGCACGCTGCGCGCGGTGGTCGCGCTGGCCGACCCGGGCGATTCGGTGACGGCCGCCGCCCTGCCCGCCCACCTGTTCGGCACGCCCGCCGCGCCGCCGCCGGATGCAGCCACCGAAGCCGCCCCGGCACCGCAGGCCGGCCCGCTGCTGGACATCACCCGCCACGCCATCGACGAAGCGCTCAGGGCCTGCGACCACGACGTGTCCAGGGCGGCGCGGCGCCTCGGCGTGCATCGCAGCACGGTCTACCGCCATCTTGCGCGGCAGCGCGGCAAGCCGTCCGCCTGA
- a CDS encoding class I SAM-dependent methyltransferase, with the protein MTHSKPARRLSAVPSTLRIPLAARASGDAMFPRVAVRDAYAAGILERIRDDGSALPEDRATIYGILSRTRRFRSLAQDFLKAHPGARVVNMGCGLSHYFQWLDDDKSHMTDADLPEVLELRRELIPETNQRHDLRTLDLTAPDWWEQLGLPRKRNARPVFLFTEGVLMYLQPEQVQAVFATFGERAPAGSVLAFDAMCWLAVGRARQHPSVRTTGAEFHWGIRREAELTQSHPRLALDATYRVMEGIGLPYMLFAPMVMLLLGVPLYAVYALKATDPADKTGGADT; encoded by the coding sequence ATGACACACAGCAAACCCGCCAGACGCCTGTCGGCCGTGCCTTCCACCCTGCGGATTCCCCTGGCCGCGCGAGCCTCGGGCGATGCGATGTTTCCGCGGGTGGCCGTGCGCGACGCCTATGCCGCCGGCATCCTCGAGCGGATCCGCGACGACGGCAGCGCGCTGCCCGAAGACCGCGCCACCATCTACGGCATCCTCTCGCGCACGCGCCGCTTCCGCAGCCTCGCGCAGGACTTCCTGAAGGCGCACCCCGGCGCCCGCGTGGTCAACATGGGCTGCGGCCTGAGCCACTACTTCCAGTGGCTGGACGACGACAAGTCGCACATGACCGACGCCGACCTGCCCGAAGTGCTCGAACTGCGCCGCGAACTGATCCCCGAAACCAACCAGCGCCATGACCTGCGCACGCTCGACCTGACCGCGCCCGACTGGTGGGAGCAACTGGGCCTGCCGCGCAAGCGCAACGCGCGGCCGGTGTTCCTGTTCACCGAAGGCGTGCTGATGTATTTGCAGCCCGAGCAGGTGCAGGCGGTGTTCGCGACATTCGGCGAGCGCGCGCCCGCGGGCTCGGTGCTGGCCTTCGATGCCATGTGCTGGCTGGCCGTGGGCCGCGCGAGGCAGCATCCGTCGGTGCGCACCACCGGCGCCGAGTTTCACTGGGGCATCCGCCGCGAGGCCGAGCTGACGCAGTCGCACCCCCGGCTGGCGCTGGACGCGACCTACCGGGTGATGGAAGGCATCGGCCTGCCCTACATGCTGTTCGCGCCGATGGTGATGCTGCTGCTCGGCGTGCCCCTGTATGCGGTGTATGCGCTGAAGGCCACCGATCCCGCCGACAAGACAGGGGGCGCGGATACATAA
- the eat gene encoding ethanolamine permease, translating into MNSTEAAPAAHAGTGHLKKVLGPLQLWGIAVGLVISGEYFGWSYGWNTAGTLGFLVATLLVATMYTTFIFSFTELSTAIPHAGGPFAYARRAFGPHGGFVAGFATLIEFVFAPPAIALAIGAYLNVQFPGINPKWFALGAYVIFIGLNWIGVGIAAAFELFVTVLAIVELLVFMGVVSPGWTLANFTANGWAGGSVLNGAAISGIFASIPFAIWFFLAIEGAAMAAEEARDPHRTIPVAYTTGIVTLVVLAFGVMIFAGGVGDWRKLANINDPLPQAMKAVVGDNSGWLHMLVWIGLFGLIASFHGIIMGYSRQIFALARAGYLPRYFAGLSPRFDTPHRALLAGGVIGVIAIFSDEWVQFGGQTLTANIVTMAVLGAIVMYMISMAALFKLRRSEPGLRRTYRAPFYPVFPAIALGLGAVCLGAMVWFNGMLTLLFVVLMAAAYGYFLLTSAQRDAAAPDEMLSSTNNA; encoded by the coding sequence ATGAACTCCACCGAAGCCGCGCCGGCAGCGCACGCCGGCACCGGCCATCTCAAGAAGGTACTCGGTCCCCTGCAGCTCTGGGGCATTGCGGTGGGCCTCGTCATCTCCGGTGAGTACTTTGGTTGGAGCTACGGCTGGAACACGGCCGGCACGCTCGGCTTTCTCGTCGCCACGCTGCTGGTGGCGACGATGTACACCACTTTCATCTTCAGCTTCACCGAACTATCGACCGCCATCCCGCACGCGGGCGGCCCCTTCGCGTATGCACGGCGCGCCTTCGGGCCGCACGGCGGTTTCGTCGCGGGCTTCGCGACGCTGATCGAATTCGTCTTCGCGCCGCCGGCCATCGCGCTGGCCATCGGCGCCTACCTCAACGTGCAGTTCCCCGGCATCAACCCGAAGTGGTTCGCGCTGGGCGCGTACGTGATCTTCATCGGCCTCAACTGGATCGGCGTGGGCATCGCGGCGGCGTTCGAGCTGTTCGTCACGGTGCTGGCCATCGTCGAGCTGCTGGTGTTCATGGGGGTCGTCTCGCCGGGCTGGACGCTGGCCAACTTCACCGCCAACGGCTGGGCCGGCGGCAGCGTGCTGAACGGCGCGGCCATCTCGGGCATCTTCGCGTCGATCCCGTTCGCCATCTGGTTCTTCCTGGCCATCGAAGGCGCGGCCATGGCGGCCGAGGAAGCGCGCGACCCGCACCGCACCATTCCCGTCGCCTACACCACGGGCATCGTCACGCTGGTGGTGCTGGCCTTCGGCGTGATGATCTTCGCGGGCGGCGTGGGCGACTGGCGCAAACTCGCCAACATCAACGACCCGCTGCCGCAGGCCATGAAGGCGGTGGTGGGCGACAACAGCGGCTGGCTGCACATGCTGGTGTGGATCGGGCTCTTCGGGCTGATCGCTTCGTTCCACGGAATCATCATGGGCTACTCGCGCCAGATCTTCGCGCTGGCGCGCGCGGGCTACCTGCCGCGCTACTTCGCCGGCCTGAGCCCGCGCTTCGACACGCCGCACCGCGCGCTGCTGGCCGGCGGCGTGATCGGCGTCATTGCCATCTTCAGCGACGAGTGGGTGCAGTTCGGCGGGCAGACGCTCACCGCCAACATCGTGACCATGGCGGTGCTCGGCGCCATCGTGATGTACATGATCTCGATGGCCGCGCTGTTCAAGCTGCGCCGCAGCGAGCCCGGCCTGCGGCGCACCTACCGCGCGCCGTTCTACCCCGTGTTCCCGGCCATCGCGCTCGGGCTCGGCGCGGTGTGCCTGGGCGCGATGGTGTGGTTCAACGGCATGCTCACGCTGCTGTTCGTCGTGCTGATGGCCGCGGCCTACGGCTACTTCCTGCTGACCTCGGCGCAGCGCGATGCGGCGGCGCCCGACGAAATGCTTTCCTCGACCAACAACGCCTGA
- the adh gene encoding aldehyde dehydrogenase, producing MDMLEPGKFGTAVPFKKRYGNYIGGEWVSPLENQYFDNITPVTGKVFCEVPRSTAADIDRALDAAHKAKAAWGRTSTTERANILNRIADRMQENLPVLAAAETWDNGKPIRETMAADLPLAVDHFRYFASCIRAQEGGISEIDHETFAYHFHEPIGVVGQIIPWNFPILMAVWKLAPALAAGNCVVLKPAEQTPVSILVLMEIIGDLLPPGVLNVVNGFGVEAGKPLASSNRIGKIAFTGETTTGRLISQYASQNLIPITLELGGKSPNIFFADVMDRDDSFFDKALEGFAMFALNQGEVCTCPSRALIQESIYDRFMERALKRVAAIKQGSPLDMGTMIGAQASSEQLEKILSYLDIGRQEGAEVLIGGERARLEGDLADGYYVKPTVFKGHNKMRIFQEEIFGPVVSVTTFKDEEEALSIANDTLYGLGAGVWSRDMNRAFRMGKGIQAGRVWTNCYHHYPAHAAFGGYKQSGIGRENHKMMLDHYQQTKNLLVSYSENKLGFF from the coding sequence ATGGACATGCTCGAACCAGGCAAATTCGGTACCGCGGTTCCGTTCAAGAAGCGCTACGGCAACTACATCGGCGGCGAATGGGTGTCGCCGCTGGAGAACCAGTACTTCGACAACATCACGCCCGTCACCGGCAAGGTCTTCTGCGAAGTGCCGCGTTCCACGGCGGCGGACATCGACCGCGCGCTCGACGCCGCGCACAAGGCCAAGGCCGCCTGGGGCCGCACCTCGACCACCGAGCGCGCCAACATCCTGAACAGGATCGCCGACCGCATGCAGGAAAACCTGCCCGTGCTCGCGGCCGCCGAGACCTGGGACAACGGCAAGCCGATTCGCGAGACCATGGCGGCCGACCTGCCGCTGGCGGTCGACCACTTCCGCTACTTCGCGTCGTGCATCCGCGCGCAGGAGGGCGGCATCAGCGAGATCGACCATGAAACCTTCGCGTACCACTTCCACGAGCCCATCGGCGTGGTCGGCCAGATCATTCCGTGGAACTTCCCGATCCTGATGGCGGTGTGGAAGCTGGCACCCGCGCTGGCGGCCGGCAACTGCGTGGTGCTGAAGCCGGCCGAGCAGACGCCGGTCTCGATCCTGGTGCTGATGGAGATCATCGGCGACCTGCTGCCGCCGGGCGTGCTGAACGTGGTGAACGGCTTCGGCGTGGAGGCGGGCAAGCCGCTGGCGTCGAGCAACCGCATCGGCAAGATCGCCTTCACCGGCGAGACGACCACCGGCCGGCTGATCTCGCAATACGCGAGCCAGAACCTGATTCCCATCACGCTGGAGCTGGGCGGCAAGTCGCCCAACATCTTCTTCGCCGACGTGATGGACCGCGACGACAGCTTCTTCGACAAGGCGCTCGAAGGCTTCGCGATGTTCGCGCTGAACCAGGGCGAGGTCTGCACCTGCCCGTCGCGTGCATTGATCCAGGAGTCGATCTACGACCGCTTCATGGAGCGTGCGCTCAAGCGCGTGGCGGCCATCAAGCAGGGCAGCCCGCTCGACATGGGCACGATGATCGGCGCGCAGGCCTCGAGCGAGCAGCTCGAGAAGATCCTGTCGTACCTGGACATCGGCAGGCAGGAAGGTGCCGAGGTGCTGATCGGCGGCGAGCGCGCCAGGCTCGAAGGCGACCTGGCCGACGGCTACTACGTGAAGCCGACCGTGTTCAAGGGCCACAACAAGATGCGCATCTTCCAGGAAGAAATATTCGGCCCCGTGGTGTCGGTGACGACCTTCAAGGACGAGGAAGAAGCGCTCTCCATTGCCAACGACACGCTCTACGGCCTGGGCGCCGGCGTGTGGAGCCGCGACATGAACCGCGCCTTCCGCATGGGCAAGGGCATCCAGGCGGGCCGCGTGTGGACCAACTGCTACCACCACTATCCGGCGCATGCGGCCTTCGGCGGCTACAAGCAGTCGGGCATCGGGCGCGAGAACCACAAGATGATGCTCGACCACTACCAGCAGACCAAGAACCTGCTGGTGAGCTACAGCGAGAACAAGCTGGGCTTCTTCTGA